The Triticum aestivum cultivar Chinese Spring chromosome 5A, IWGSC CS RefSeq v2.1, whole genome shotgun sequence genomic sequence CTCAACTAGCGGGAGAGCAACATCACTAAGAGTCCGGCCCATACACGCGAGCCTTTCAGGCGAGACCGATGCTAAGCGGGATATAACATTCGCGCTCTTGGTCGGATGACAGTACAGAATTGCCCCTCCGTGTGGGTCGACCCACTAGAGTGGTCTTTTTTGGACCCCAATGAATCCCGAACGGTCAGACTTTAAGcttggcaatccgaacgttttttaTGATAACTTTAGTTGACGTGAGTGGTAAGTTTAGTTGGTAAATATAACAATTTTGTCCCAGATTGTTTTTGTCACAAAATTTGGCCTACATGTTATAAATCCAGGAAATAGTGTAAAGGAGCTGACAACCTGAAAACCAAAGCAGAGCTTCAGCCTTTGATACTCGCTTGAACGGAACCAATAATTCAGTGCCAAGGATGAGCTCATTGCGACGTAAATAACCCAAGTGTCCTGTAGTATCTGGTATTTTCTTATGCAAAAATGACTAAGTTTTGTTATAAAAAGTTCACCAAAAGTATAAAACACCTTAAATGTAATAAAATTACATCAAGGTCGCTAGACCGAACGACCACCGCTGCCGCCGGGACGAGCCGCCGACGTTGGCACTGTCCACACTCCCATACCTTAGTAGGTCTGACATTGTCGATGACTGATACAtgtccaatgtatttataatttttaaaGTATTTATGCTATATTCATACCAATTGCATGGTTTTGGCACCTTTTTATATGATTTTATTAGACAAACCTATATAATCTAGTGTCCAGTGTTAGTTGTTGTTTTCGATATCTTTTTCAAATTTGCAGAAATAATATTTTTGGGGCCCAAAAAAATTGAGAAAATACCTTTGTGAAGTTTCAAGCTAGAAGATACCTTGGGCCAGAAGCCCACATAGAGGGGGAGGCCCAGGGCCTCCATGCGACCCCACCATGCACCCTAGGGTTGCAGCACGGGGAGAGGGCCTGTGGAGCCGTTGGTGGCCTCTTCGCCGCCTCTCACGCCCCCTAGCTCTATATATACTAaaaatattggaaatatttttatGTGATTTTTCCGTTGCCGCCTCTCTACTTCTTGGGGGAGGCCCAACTAGCACTTTTTTGGCACCCCACCGGATGGGGGGGGGATCTTCTTAGAGCTCTCCATCGTTCCTTGTCGCTCCTATGATGATGTGGGAGTAGTTCTCTCTCGGGGCTGAGAGTTTGTATCGGTAGCTATGTGTTATTTCTCTGCTGCTTGATCATCGAAGTTTTCAATATTGTCCATGATCATGGATTTTGTTAATTAGGTTGAATTAAGATGTATCCCGTCGTATTCTCTTTGTGGCTAATTGAATATTTCTCATGCTATGAGTtcctttatgttggattgaatctttgggaatcagtgagattatgtgatgcatatctaGTATAATCGTCGAATATAGTTGTAGTGACATTGTAGTGACTCTATAGATTAAGATTAGAACGAAGACGATAATGATGTGATTGTTTAGTATAATTTTCGAGGCTGCCTGAAGTGGCATTGAGGCGTGTCGTATGGATTAATATTAGAAAGAAAAACTTAGAGGTATGCTTAGCCATACCCGCGCTATCTCATATCACTTTGATCTAATAAAAAGTGGACCTTTCGAGTGATTTTTTTGCCATACTTATTAATGATGTTGAGAGACAtaggtgaaagtatgaaccctagttttAAGGATTGAAACACCATTTTACTCACTTTGCTACTTGTTACCTTCTTGTACTTATTTATTACAAAAACGTAAAAATATTGTCACATCCAAATTATGAATCTTTTTGCAGAAGTAGTGCACATCTACAATTGAcaattgtattggatgtgttgagGACACAAAAGATTACTTGTATCTtgattgcaaggttgtttgagagggaATAATTTCAACCTACACCTCCCACATATTGATAACCTTAGGtgatccacttgagagaaattgtTTCTTTCCTACACTCCaatgcacttggagacccaacaaaatctacaagaatagaagtgcgtagtagacatcaagatctggAGCCATTGCCGGGGAGTTAGTGCTTGAAAGTGTTTTCTTTAGATCTTGCGATTGAATATTTTAATTTCTTGTTCACTAATTTTCTtatggaagaaaacaacaaaaaatgaaGGTACTTGATTATCTTTATAAAATTTATCCTGAAAGCATGGAATGAAAAGCTAGTCATGAATGAATAAAAGAGGAAATTAGAAAGGTTATTGATGTATGTTCTTTGAATATTAATCATGGTTACAATAGGCATGATAAATGTTTTACAAAAAAAGTTTCATATAAGTGTGTTTATTATTGTGGAAAGAATAGACCTTATGAAAGAGTGGAATTTCTCGATGGGAGGTATTGTAAGAGGCATAAGCATGAGAGAACTAAAGTATGACTTAAGAAACTCAATGATCATGCTAAATGATTTTGATGCATCCATCCCATTACATGTGAACATTGTGATGAGGTTGGTCATTTTAATTTGCAATGCATGTACCATCACGACCAAATCATTGCCAAATGCTCTGACGGCATGATCATGTACCATCATGATCACCCATGTACTTTATGATGAACTTAGGCTATTTTTGGGGTGTGAAGAATTGAGACATAAAAATTCCTGGTTTAATTGCACTCTCACATATGGGATTAATAATGTCCTAAGTGATATCTATATGTTTTATGTGGTGAATTGCAATAAGAATGCCTACATAGCCAAACTTAGGGagagaaatttatttgaatataaaaataatattttttctCATGTTGCCACTCATGTGGGAGAAAAAGTATCCCAACTTTATCCCCTTTTTTTCTAAGAATGAATCATGGGACATGTTGAAGCTTCCTTTCCAACCACTCTCTCCAAAGAAGAGGTCAGAAAAAATACTTGACCCCACTCCTAAGGTGGtgaagaagaaagacaaaaatgGTGTCCCTCCCAAAGCATGTTGCTCCTATTATAATTATGCCTAATGATTATGATCTCGGTATAATATCATAGTCAAGCAGTTTATAAATTAGCATACGGCTTGAACATGTTGATTATCTTGCTTTGGAGCTCTGTGATATTTATCCTATTACTTGTGAATGCTGCAATGATGACATTGGCCACTTTATTTTTCAATGCAATAATACTCATTATACATTTGAGGCTAATTATCATAATGAGAGCTCTAGGTTTCCTCTAAAGCTAGTTGAAAAATTTACACGTCATGTTGGGTGTGAAGTATTATTGAAGAATATTACTATGCTTAAAAAGTGCCCATTGTTAGAAATAATTAAATAGGAAATTCCGCGTATTTATGAGTACTTTTTAAAGACTTGTTCTGATAATATATTGATTAATGTTGGAGCAGGCAGCTCGTGCATGAAGGCTTCTAAACCATGCCTGGGCCGGAGACATCCATGGCGCGCTGGGCGTTGTGGCCACCGTCGAGTACATCCATCTTTGGAGGAGTCTTCTCCAAGTGATCCTCTCTTCCGTCCTAGATTCCATTCGATGGCGTGGATGATAGTGGGATCTACTCCGCCTCCTCTTGTTACATAACTCTCTTTCAAGGCTCTATCAGCAACATGGATTGGCGGTTGATTTGGAAGGGATGGGCACCATCCAATGTCAAGGTATTCCTCTGGCTCGCGAAGCAAAATCAGTGTTGGACAGCTGAAAGATTGTTCAAACGTGTCTTGGCCCACCCTCCGCGTTGCGTGCTCTGTGTCCAAGGTGCCGAGGACATTCATCATCTGCTAGTGGACTATGTCTTCTCCAAGGAGGTCTGGTACCGCACCCTGGCTTTGTGCAAATTCACCACCGGTCCTCCGAATGGCGATCTCCCACTGTACGAATAGTGGAGGGCTGCAACCAACTCCACTCTTCCCTCCCTTCGCAAGGCCCTCGTGTCGATTGTCCCCTTGGCCGCCTGGGAAATCTAGAAACACCGCATTGAGTGCATCTTCGACCAACAGCAACCCTCCATCAGCTACCTCTTCTCATCCATTCAAGATGCGCACGCACTTGGTCCAAGGCCGACACCAAAGGGATCCAAATTTTTCTTGATGTAATGTAAACCGTGATGTAATAGAGTTGAGCAACCCCCTGTCCTCTGCTCATGAGAGCCTCCGACACACCTTATAGTGTACAAGCCGGAGGATCTCAACACCTGTAATTCACTCtatctatcaatgcaatgatacgcttCCATGTGTATTGGAGAAAAAAAAACTGATTAATGAACACAAGTGACAGAGAGTTCAACCACTAAATAATACTCCCTACATTCCTAAATGAATAAGTctatttttttgagcatcagtacagacacaagcgctcatatacacgcgcatacactcatccctatgaacgcacacacgcacaccctacccctatgagcacctccgaaagactgagccggcatatcatcttgagatttacgaagtcaccgttcTAGAGATTTCTATATGCACTACATgcatgtatatagatgtattttagagtgtagattcattcatttttcttcgtatgtagTTTATATTAGAATCTCTACAAAGCCTTATACTTAACAGAGGGAGTAGTCATTTGCTTGAATCGCAAACTACTGTGGATGAAGAGAACTTCGGTGGAACGAATGAACTTGAAAAGTGTTTTTGGTGCGAACTTAGAGAAAGATGTAGATAATGCTtttcatactactccatccgttcctaaatataagtcttttaaagATTTTAacatgaactacatacagatgtatatagacgtattttaaagtgtagattcattcattttacttcgtatgtagacCTTATTACaatctaaaatgtcttatatttagggacggagggagtactatggaaGAAGATAAGTGGCCGCAGAATCACAACGTTGAGATGGAAGGTGAATTCACAGACTCACAGACAGAGGAAGGCTTTGTCCTAATCGGATTGTGAAAGAGTTGTGCCTTTTTTTTTAACCGAAGGGTTGTGTCTTTGATATAAGGTGTACGCTAAGGCTCTAGCCAGGACCATGTTATCATCTATTGCTCGTTTCACTCTTCTTCCAATCGACATTTCCAATTTCCACCAGCAAAAGCGTGCAACACGGCCGCGCGAGTAGGTACAGTACGTTGGAGCTAGCGTGCAACACGACCGGGCTGGACCGCTGGAGGGTGTCAAATCGCGCGCTGATACGATGCACCGGTACGGTGGGTAATAAATCTCCATCTACACGTACGTCGGCAATGGCCGCTAGCCGTGCATGCCTCACGACTTGCTTTGTCGATCACTACGGACTAGTACTAGTACAAGAACCAATAATCCTACATCCACGCCAGCATGCAGCGCGAAACAAAAGGCTGCAATTTCTTGTGGAAAAAAAATGTGTGCCTCACGTACGATTGCACGACCCTTTGATCCGCAACCACAAGCACATCATCTCCTGCGCCCAGCCTCGTGTATAAAAACATCGACATCTTCCTGCACCAAGCAATGCAAGCTCTCATCTCCATCTCCGCGCTGCTTCCGCTCTAGCTTCTAGCTAGCTAAGTAAGATATGGCTGCAATGGCGACGACGGTGTTCCAGGCGGGGCCAATGGAGGTGGATGTGAAGCACGTGGACAAGAGTATGATCCCGAACCTGGCCAGGCCGTTGATGGTGGTGGCGCCCAAGGAGACCGGCGCGTACCCCGTCATCGTCTTCCTGCACGGCTGGAACATGCTCAACAGCTGGTACGAGCAGCTCCTCACACACGTCGCCTCCCATGGTTTCATCGCCGTCGCACCACAGGTCTCTCATCTCCTGCTCATTAATAATTACTCCTTCTTTAAGAAAATATCAGTCTATATATCAGTCTATATAGAGGGAGTAAATATCAGTCTATATATCATCATCTGACTAACTACTACTAGCTTGCAATGGCAACAGCTCTACTGGATGGTGTCCGAGCCCGATGCGGACGACATAGACGCCACAAAGCGAATCACCAACTGGCTTGCAGATCATGACAAGGGGCTCGCCCACGTCCTCAAGGACGTGCTCAAACTTGAGCATGTCGAGCCTGACCTGTCCAAGCTGGCCCTAGCCGGCCATAGCCGAGGCGGCCAGACGGCCTTCGCCGTCGCCCTGGGACTAGGGGACGCCAAGACCAAGCTGGAGCTCAAGTTCTCCGCCCTCATCGGCGTCGACCCCGTGGCCGGGGTTTCCAGAGCCCAACAGTTGGAGCCCAAGGTGCTCACTTTTGAACCTGACTGTCTCGACGTGGGGATGCCGGTGCTGGTCATGGGGACTGGGCTGGGTCCCAAGCACATCGGCGGATTTCCATGCGCCCCGGTGGGCGTGAACCACGCCGAATTCTACAAGGAGTGCGCGCCGCCTCGCTACCACCTCGTGGTCAAGGACTACGGGCATCTCGACATGCTGGATGACAATGTGCCCTATATCATCAACAACTGCATGTGCATGAGGAACCAACACGACACCAAAGATCTTGCTAGGAGGACCATGGGAGGAGCCATGGTTGCCTTCCTCAGGGCTAAATTGCGAATCGATGTTCGTGATCTCATCGCCATATATCATAATCCTGAGATCGCGCCAGCCGTCCTGGACCAAGTTGATGAGTTTCTTCCTTGCTTCGTTGGACGGCCAAATCCGTCGTCTGTGTGAGAGTTATATTACGTGCCTATGCCTATCTATTACTCCTAAATAAGGTGTGTTGGTGCATGGCCTTGTCATGGCTCATGACTACTATAGCACGTCCAGTCTTCCTAATTACTAAATAATAAGCACTAATGTCATGTGTGCATGTATCTATGTAGAATATATATGTGTTGTGTGCTATTTATCAATCCTTAAATGATGTTCATGTACCCTCAAAACAAAATGTATTTATTTTGTTGTGAAGTTTCCTACTTTATTTTCTCATACTATAACTTGGAACTAATTtgagagaagtgcatattacaAACACAAAGTACCACCAAAGTGTAATATACTGATAcgtccatcgtatctacttttccaaactcttttgcccttattttggactctaatctgcatgatttgaatggaattaacccggactgacactgttttcagcagaattgccatggtattatttttgtgcagaaataaaagttctcggaatgacctaaaacttcacggagatcaagTACTTTATGCGGAAGCGTACAAACTTACAGATACTTGGCGATATCTCCTTCGTACTCGATGCAGCCCATGTGTAGCCCAGGGCTGCACCTTTGCGTCTCCAGTGGTGAGGAGATGTTGGGGAAGAAGCAGCACGGCGACGAGGATGGCAGCAGGTTTGCCGCAGGCACAGCTCTGCGGTGGCCGGTGGTGGAGATGGCCTTCACATACCTCAGCACATATTCAGGATCGGCTGTTAGGTGGGTTTAGATCGTGGTTCTGTTTTTCATAATGAAAACCCCCTTTTccttatatatatgtgtgtgtgctgGGTACATGGGACCAAAATCAAACATGTGGATGTGTGGTGTGCTTTCGATCATTGCACACCTGGGGTCAAAAGGCTCCCCCTTTTCTCTCACGGTTTGTTTCAACCGTAGATCAATTCCAACAAATTGCCCTACATTATCAACAACTGCATGTGCATGAGGAACCAACACAACACCAAAGACCTTGCTAGGAGGACCATGGGAGGAGCCATGGTTGCCTTCCTCAGGGCTAATCTGGGAATCGATGCTCGTGATCTCATCGCCATATATCGTAATCCTGAGCTCACGCCGGCCATCCTGGACCAAGTTGATGAGTTTCTTCCTTGCTTCGTTGGACGGCCAGACCCGCCGTCTGTGTGAGAGTTATATTACGTGCCTATGCCTATCTATTACTCCTAAATAAGGTGTGTTGGTCTATGGCCATGTCATGGCTCATGACTACTATGGCACGTCCAGTCTTCCTAATTACTAAATAATAACCACTCATGTCGTGTGTGCATATATCTATGTTGAATATATATGTATTGTGTGCTATTTATCAATCCTTAAATGATGCTAATGTACCCTCAAAACAAAATGAGCTTCCTATTtattttgttgtgaagttttctactTTCTTTTCTCATACTATAACTTGAAACTAATTTGAGAGAAGTCCATATTACAAACTCAAACTACCACCAAGGTGTAATATACAACTCTAAACAATGAAATCATCTATTTTACAAACTCAAACTTCCAAAAAAAGGACAAAAAAATAATCCTGGACGGGTTTTGACCATTGTCTACCTAGTCATCAGCCCAACCAGTCTGCCACATCACCCACCCACTAACCTAGCCCCACCTCTCTCCCCTCACTCACCCAACCACTGCCTACAGTTGCCCCACCCCATGGCCGTCGTCGCCGCCTTCTGCCATGCCACCATGGCCTCTAGCCAATCGCCACCGTGCAAGTCtggcctcctcctcttctccctctcgcaTGCTCCTTCCCTACCCCACCTCGCGCCACCTAACGACCTCCATGCAGTCGCCGCCCCCAATCCCGACATCACCGCTCCATGGTCCACCTTCGCTTCTGCTTGTTGGTTCATGCCCCTATTTGGCTTGAGCCTCGACCGCTAGTTCGGCCGGAATGGGAGGCTGGAtgaggagtaggaaagagggagaagaggaggaggaggaggctggagcAGTGGTTGTTGTGCCGAATCGGGGCGGTGATGCGACTGATGGGCGGCGACATCTATGGTGCCTCGAACACGGTGGCCTCGTGAGGTGAAGAAGGAGAGGGAGGTGAGGGAGGAGAGACGCGCGGAAGGGGGATGTGCTCGCCGATCGGTGGTTTTGCGGTGGGCTTGGAAGGGATGGCAGGGGGGTGGATTTGTCGAGTGGCGCTACAATTTGAGCTGTCGGGGTGGGAGGCCgtggtgagagagagggggagggggggtTAGGTTTGACTAGGCTGTTCAACAGCTGTCAAAGATAGTCAAAAACTAGTCGAGGGTTCAACGACGACTGCGGTCCCGGGGCGATAGTTCTTAGAGGCACGTGCATGAAGATTTCCCgattgtcatcgacaaggtcaagccagTTTCGGTAGTGAAACAAAGATATCGGCACGTCAACGGCTTGTTCTGGCGGCGGTAGTGGCTGTTCGGTGGTCTCGAAATCTCGATAtaattttattatgtttgaggtgctttgtacttCCTGTAAACTTCAATAATAAATCTAGATCATTTttgtaaataataataataaaactagtCATGATGACCTTTCCCGTTCCTAGAAAAACTAGTAGTTATGGAAAATAATAATTTTTCTGATCTTAAATAAGTGTCGTAGTTTTGAACTAGTGTTCAACACAAGGTCTTCcatcccctcaaaaaaaaacaCAAGGCCTTCCAAAAAAATATGTTCAACACAAGGATTACATAGAAAACAATTCAGGGAAAATAGTATCGAACCGAACCGAAACCGGTCACGTTCCGCAGACCGTACCGACCATCGGGCCTCTATATACGAACAACCCGGCCGGCCCAACAACAGGAACCGACCAGGGCCGGCCGA encodes the following:
- the LOC123104759 gene encoding chlorophyllase-2 — its product is MAAMATTVFQAGPMEVDVKHVDKSMIPNLARPLMVVAPKETGAYPVIVFLHGWNMLNSWYEQLLTHVASHGFIAVAPQLYWMVSEPDADDIDATKRITNWLADHDKGLAHVLKDVLKLEHVEPDLSKLALAGHSRGGQTAFAVALGLGDAKTKLELKFSALIGVDPVAGVSRAQQLEPKVLTFEPDCLDVGMPVLVMGTGLGPKHIGGFPCAPVGVNHAEFYKECAPPRYHLVVKDYGHLDMLDDNVPYIINNCMCMRNQHDTKDLARRTMGGAMVAFLRAKLRIDVRDLIAIYHNPEIAPAVLDQVDEFLPCFVGRPNPSSV